The Vicia villosa cultivar HV-30 ecotype Madison, WI linkage group LG1, Vvil1.0, whole genome shotgun sequence genome includes a region encoding these proteins:
- the LOC131652384 gene encoding uncharacterized protein LOC131652384, with the protein MNVESKGSKTYESGEKPYFVLEDLWESFKEWSAYGVEVPLRLNEDEHVLQYFVPYLSAIQLYVEDGELNKKSSEKSGDFMSSKETNNKIVYEYFEYSSPYVRLPLTKKVLTLAKENPCIKNLRSYELSPCSWFSVAWYPTYRIPNGPTIKNIEASFLTYHNLSTKFKKPEVHDRKLKMPLPIFGLTTYKVRGSILPFPVASESRLLNSLLKAADDWLKNLEVIHCDHRHFVRNGKQWVY; encoded by the exons ATGAAC GTTGAGAGCAAAGGAAGCAAAACTTACGAGTCTGGGGAGAAGCCCTACTTCGTTCTTGAAGACCTGTGGGAGTCTTTCAAGGAATGGAGTGCATATGGAGTTGAGGTTCCTCTCAGACTAAACGAAGATGAACATGTCTTACAATACTTCGTTCCATATCTCTCTGCAATTCAACTCTATGTTGAAGATGGAGAACTGAA CAAGAAGTCTAGTGAGAAAAGTGGTGATTTTATGTCTTCAAAGGAGACAAATAATAAGATTGTGTATGAATATTTTGAGTATTCTTCGCCATATGTACGTCTTCCTCTTACTAAGAAG GTTTTGACTCTTGCTAAAGAAAATCCTTGTATAAAGAATTTGAGGAGCTATGAGCTATCACCCTGCAGTTGGTTTTCTGTTGCTTG GTATCCGACTTACCGTATCCCTAATGGGCCAACGATAAAAAACATAGAAGCTTCATTTCTTACCTACCATAatttgtctactaaatttaaaa AACCAGAGGTGCATGACAGAAAGTTAAAAATGCCTCTTCCAATTTTTGGCCTAACAACTTATAAGGTGAGAGGGTCAATTTTGCCTTTTCCCGTAGCGTCTGAATCACGTCTATTGAACTCACTTTTGAAGGCTGCTGATGATTGGTTGAAGAATCTGGAAGTTATCCATTGTGACCATAGGCATTTTGTTAGGAATGGTAAGCAGTGGGTATATTAG